One segment of Streptosporangium brasiliense DNA contains the following:
- a CDS encoding neutral/alkaline ceramidase has product MRRPSRSRPRSLSLLLTGLVGTLCLTGLPAPPPAAAARAEPATYLVGRGISDVTGEVAEVGMMGYSSFDQKATGLHQRQRSRAFVIADQATGRRVVYVNADLGMIFQSVQQGVVARLKQRYGSLYGEQNVLLSATHTHAGPGGHSHHLAYNLSVLGFQKATYNAIVDGIVESVVKAHEDLRPGTISLGRGLLTDASVNRSRTAFDANPAGDRAAFPQAVDPAMTVLRFKQGGTDVGAISWFATHATSLTNANTLISPDNKGYAAYRWEHDHAGVRYLDGTPGFVAAFPNTNAGDMSPNLNLRPGSGPTENEFDNTRIIGERQFARAKEVYDGARTPITGGVDHRMRFVDMENVTVGGAYTPDGREHRTCPAMVGASTMAGSVEDGPAIPGFKEGMTGPIAKLLEPLDVDAPPWLISCQAPKLNLVPTGLVTEPVPVTPRILPVQILKIGQLYLVAGPAEFTIVAGLRVRRAVAGELGVPVENVIMQGYANAYSQYVTTPEEYELQQYEGGSTLYGKYTLPAYQQEFAALAAAMRDGAAVDRGPQTPDLSGRQVNLQTGVVLDSPPASKSFGQVLTEPAASYRPGSTASAEFVTGHPKNNLHRNGTYLEVQRLVDGVWARHLDDGDWQTVYRWTRLNGLTGTSKATITWDIAPGTPAGTYRIVHSGDSRNILGKVTPFTGASRSFTVS; this is encoded by the coding sequence GGCCTGCCGGCGCCGCCGCCGGCCGCCGCCGCGCGGGCCGAACCGGCGACCTACCTCGTCGGCCGCGGCATCTCCGACGTCACCGGAGAGGTCGCCGAGGTCGGCATGATGGGATACTCCAGCTTCGACCAGAAGGCCACCGGCCTGCACCAGCGCCAGCGGTCGCGGGCCTTCGTCATCGCCGACCAGGCCACCGGCAGACGGGTGGTCTACGTCAACGCCGACCTCGGCATGATCTTTCAGTCGGTCCAGCAGGGCGTCGTCGCCAGACTGAAGCAGCGCTACGGCTCCCTGTACGGCGAGCAGAACGTGCTGCTGTCGGCGACGCACACCCACGCGGGACCGGGCGGCCACTCCCACCACCTGGCCTACAACCTGTCCGTCCTCGGCTTCCAGAAGGCCACCTACAACGCGATCGTCGACGGCATCGTCGAGTCGGTGGTGAAGGCGCACGAGGACCTCAGGCCGGGCACCATCAGCCTGGGCAGGGGCCTGCTCACCGACGCGAGCGTGAACCGCTCCAGGACGGCCTTCGACGCCAACCCCGCCGGGGACCGGGCGGCCTTCCCGCAGGCCGTCGACCCGGCGATGACCGTGCTGCGCTTCAAGCAGGGCGGCACCGACGTGGGCGCGATCAGCTGGTTCGCCACCCACGCCACCTCCCTGACCAACGCCAACACCCTGATCAGCCCGGACAACAAGGGGTACGCGGCCTACCGATGGGAGCACGACCACGCGGGCGTGCGCTATCTGGACGGCACGCCGGGCTTCGTGGCGGCTTTCCCGAACACCAACGCCGGCGACATGTCGCCCAACCTCAACCTGCGGCCCGGGTCGGGTCCCACGGAGAACGAGTTCGACAACACCCGGATCATCGGCGAGCGCCAGTTCGCCAGGGCCAAGGAGGTCTACGACGGCGCGCGGACGCCGATCACCGGCGGCGTCGACCACCGGATGAGGTTCGTCGACATGGAGAACGTGACCGTGGGCGGGGCCTACACCCCGGACGGCAGGGAGCACCGCACCTGTCCCGCCATGGTCGGCGCCTCCACGATGGCGGGCAGCGTGGAGGACGGACCGGCGATCCCCGGCTTCAAGGAGGGCATGACGGGGCCCATCGCCAAGCTGCTGGAGCCGCTCGACGTCGACGCGCCGCCGTGGCTGATCAGCTGCCAGGCGCCCAAGCTGAACCTGGTGCCGACCGGCCTGGTCACCGAGCCCGTGCCGGTGACCCCGAGGATCCTGCCGGTGCAGATCCTCAAGATCGGCCAGCTCTACCTGGTGGCGGGCCCCGCCGAGTTCACCATCGTCGCCGGCCTGCGGGTCCGGCGGGCGGTGGCGGGTGAGCTGGGGGTGCCCGTCGAGAACGTGATCATGCAGGGCTACGCCAACGCCTACAGCCAGTACGTGACCACGCCCGAGGAGTACGAGCTGCAGCAGTACGAGGGCGGTTCCACGCTCTACGGCAAATACACCCTGCCCGCCTACCAGCAGGAGTTCGCCGCCCTCGCGGCCGCCATGCGGGACGGCGCCGCCGTCGACCGGGGCCCGCAGACACCCGACCTGTCGGGCAGGCAGGTCAACCTCCAGACGGGCGTGGTCCTCGACAGCCCTCCGGCGTCGAAGTCGTTCGGCCAGGTGCTGACCGAGCCCGCGGCCTCCTACCGGCCGGGGAGCACCGCGAGCGCCGAGTTCGTCACCGGCCATCCGAAGAACAACCTGCACCGCAACGGCACCTACCTGGAGGTGCAGCGGCTGGTGGACGGCGTGTGGGCGCGCCACCTGGACGACGGCGACTGGCAGACCGTCTATCGCTGGACGCGCCTCAACGGGCTCACCGGCACCTCCAAGGCGACGATCACCTGGGACATCGCGCCCGGCACGCCCGCGGGCACCTACCGGATCGTCCACTCCGGCGACTCCAGGAACATCCTGGGGAAGGTGACCCCGTTCACCGGCGCCTCCAGGAGCTTCACGGTGTCCTGA
- a CDS encoding N-acetylglucosamine kinase, translating into MRTVLAVDGGNSKTDVALVGEDGSVLATGRGAAFEPQSAGVGTAVDAIGEAVRLLGPDLTPPFADHVAAYVAGADLPVEEETIRDEILARDYGRDVVVGNDTFALLRAGASGPAGVAVVCGAGVNAVGVSPTGEVARYPALGRLTGDWGGGMGLGEEALWHAVRAEDGRGPATALERAVAEHFGTRTVEEVALGIHFGELSPLGLHGLVPVLMAVAADGDAVARSIVARMAEEVTVLAVVALRRLNLLDTPMEVVLGGGVLTARDPLLSGLIERRFAEQAPQAKLIVVDVPPIVGAALLGLDALGATEEAKTRLRAHFHAMA; encoded by the coding sequence GTGAGAACCGTCCTGGCCGTGGACGGCGGCAACAGCAAGACCGACGTCGCGCTGGTCGGCGAGGACGGCTCCGTCCTGGCCACCGGCCGCGGCGCGGCCTTCGAGCCGCAGAGCGCCGGGGTGGGGACCGCGGTGGACGCGATCGGCGAGGCCGTACGGCTGCTCGGCCCGGACCTCACGCCGCCGTTCGCCGACCACGTGGCCGCCTACGTGGCCGGCGCCGACCTGCCGGTCGAGGAGGAGACCATCCGCGACGAGATCCTCGCCCGCGACTACGGCCGGGACGTGGTCGTCGGCAACGACACCTTCGCCCTGCTGCGCGCCGGGGCCTCCGGGCCGGCGGGCGTGGCCGTGGTGTGCGGGGCGGGTGTCAACGCCGTGGGGGTCTCCCCCACCGGCGAGGTGGCCAGGTATCCGGCCCTGGGCCGGCTCACCGGCGACTGGGGCGGCGGGATGGGCCTGGGGGAGGAGGCGCTCTGGCACGCCGTCCGGGCCGAGGACGGCCGGGGCCCGGCGACCGCCCTGGAGCGCGCGGTCGCCGAGCACTTCGGCACCCGGACCGTCGAGGAGGTGGCGCTCGGCATCCACTTCGGCGAGCTGTCCCCGCTCGGGCTGCACGGGCTGGTGCCGGTGCTGATGGCCGTCGCCGCCGACGGCGACGCGGTGGCCCGCTCGATCGTGGCGCGGATGGCCGAGGAGGTCACCGTCCTCGCGGTGGTCGCGCTCCGCCGCCTGAACCTGCTGGACACCCCGATGGAGGTGGTCCTGGGCGGCGGCGTGCTGACCGCCCGCGACCCGCTGCTGAGCGGCCTGATCGAGCGGCGCTTCGCCGAGCAGGCCCCCCAGGCCAAGCTGATCGTCGTGGACGTCCCGCCCATCGTGGGCGCCGCGCTGCTCGGCCTGGACGCCCTGGGCGCCACGGAGGAGGCCAAAACCCGGCTGCGCGCCCACTTCCACGCGATGGCGTGA
- a CDS encoding carbohydrate ABC transporter permease: protein MTTLATRPPATASPVRRAGARGGRVRRTLYWIATHALAVALSVMFIGPLVFVALTALMTDDQALTGELWPDTWNWGNFAEVFARSHLLGWLGNTFMYAGLGTLFMLLSSVPVAYAMARFRFRGRKLAFLAVITMMMLPPQVVAVPVYLVWARLELTGTLWPLILPMLLGDAFSIFLLRQFLITIPKEYTEAARVDGCSDFRTLVRVILPMARPAIAAVALFQFFYCWNDYYGPLLYAQINEENWTLSLGLASFRALHSVQWNLTMAATLLVMAPVIIVFFFAQRVFIEGVTLTGVKG, encoded by the coding sequence GTGACCACCTTGGCCACCAGACCCCCCGCCACCGCCTCCCCCGTCCGCCGGGCCGGCGCGCGCGGCGGTCGCGTCCGCAGGACGCTGTACTGGATCGCCACCCACGCCCTCGCCGTGGCGCTGTCGGTGATGTTCATCGGCCCGCTGGTGTTCGTGGCGCTGACCGCGCTGATGACCGACGACCAGGCGCTCACCGGCGAGCTGTGGCCGGACACCTGGAACTGGGGCAACTTCGCCGAGGTGTTCGCCAGGTCGCACCTGCTGGGCTGGCTGGGCAACACGTTCATGTACGCCGGGCTGGGCACCCTGTTCATGCTGCTGTCGTCGGTCCCGGTGGCCTACGCGATGGCCCGCTTCCGTTTCCGGGGGCGCAAGCTGGCCTTCCTGGCGGTCATCACGATGATGATGCTGCCCCCGCAGGTCGTCGCCGTCCCGGTCTATCTCGTCTGGGCACGTCTCGAGCTCACCGGCACGCTGTGGCCGCTGATCCTGCCGATGCTGCTCGGCGACGCCTTCTCCATCTTCCTGCTGCGGCAGTTCCTGATCACGATCCCCAAGGAGTACACCGAGGCCGCCCGCGTGGACGGCTGCTCGGACTTCAGGACCCTGGTCAGGGTGATCCTGCCGATGGCACGGCCGGCGATCGCGGCGGTGGCGCTGTTCCAGTTCTTCTACTGCTGGAACGACTACTATGGACCGCTGCTTTACGCCCAGATCAACGAGGAAAACTGGACGCTCTCCCTCGGGCTGGCGTCCTTCCGGGCGCTGCACAGCGTGCAGTGGAACCTCACCATGGCGGCGACCCTGCTCGTCATGGCCCCAGTGATCATCGTGTTCTTCTTCGCCCAGAGGGTCTTCATCGAGGGCGTGACGCTGACAGGAGTAAAAGGGTGA
- a CDS encoding carbohydrate ABC transporter permease, with amino-acid sequence MSITHAAPPRRWRGEGRKALLWMSPWLIGFAVFFVYPLAATVYFSFHRYDLFTLEFVGLDNYRYFFHDDRAWISIRNTLWLVVFMVPAQVLFGLAVAQLLTRLKAGAGFFRTVFYLPSLVPLVAGTVSFVFLMNPSGPLNQIIDLFGITAPDWFGDKDWAKPGLTLLAMWGIGNTMMIFLAALLDVPKHLYEAAAIDGAGGWRQFRSITLPTISPVLMFSTVTGVIYALQYFTQAMIASRVAAGVTDSPGSAFVPGYPELSTLTLPQWLFHAGFRDFSMGYACVLALLLFAASMIFTLVLLRRFRAFTDDEGGSR; translated from the coding sequence ATGAGCATCACCCACGCCGCGCCGCCCCGCCGGTGGCGCGGCGAGGGCCGCAAGGCCCTCCTCTGGATGTCGCCCTGGCTGATCGGGTTCGCGGTCTTCTTCGTCTACCCCCTCGCTGCGACGGTCTACTTCTCCTTCCACCGCTACGACCTGTTCACGCTGGAGTTCGTCGGCCTGGACAACTACCGCTACTTCTTCCACGACGACCGGGCGTGGATCTCCATCAGGAACACGCTGTGGCTGGTGGTGTTCATGGTCCCCGCCCAGGTGCTCTTCGGCCTGGCCGTGGCCCAGCTGCTCACCCGCCTGAAGGCGGGCGCCGGCTTCTTCCGCACCGTGTTCTACCTGCCGTCGCTGGTGCCGCTGGTGGCCGGGACCGTCTCCTTCGTCTTCCTGATGAACCCCTCGGGACCGCTCAACCAGATCATCGACCTCTTCGGGATCACCGCGCCCGACTGGTTCGGCGACAAGGACTGGGCCAAGCCCGGTCTGACCCTGCTGGCCATGTGGGGCATCGGCAACACGATGATGATCTTCCTTGCCGCGCTGCTGGACGTGCCCAAGCACCTGTACGAGGCCGCGGCCATCGACGGGGCCGGCGGGTGGCGGCAGTTCCGGAGCATCACGTTGCCGACGATCTCCCCGGTGCTGATGTTCTCCACGGTCACCGGCGTCATCTACGCCCTGCAGTACTTCACCCAGGCGATGATCGCCTCCCGGGTCGCCGCCGGGGTCACCGACTCCCCCGGCAGCGCCTTCGTGCCGGGTTATCCCGAGCTGTCCACGCTGACGCTGCCCCAGTGGCTGTTCCACGCGGGCTTCCGCGACTTCAGCATGGGCTACGCCTGCGTGCTGGCGCTGCTGCTGTTCGCGGCTTCCATGATCTTCACCCTCGTCCTGCTCCGCCGGTTCCGCGCGTTCACCGACGACGAAGGAGGCAGCCGGTGA
- a CDS encoding 6-phospho-beta-glucosidase: MKLAVVGGGSTYTPELIDGFARLRDELPLTEIALVDPDAGRLELIAGMARRMLAHTGHPAEVVATTSVEEGVAGAQAVLFQLRVGGQAAREVDETLPLECGCVGQETTGAGGLAKALRTVPVVLDIAEKVRRHAPDAWIVDFTNPVGIVTRALLEAGHRAIGLCNVAIGFQRSFAAKLGVAPERISLGHVGLNHLTWERAVHLDGVDVLPELLDGHGEEIAQDIGLTAGLIRRLGVVPSYYLRYFYEHDLVVEEQRSKPSRAAEVAAMEAALLELYADPSVNTKPELLGKRGGAFYSEAAVALIASLLGDRGDTQVVNLRNDGTLPFLADDAVIEVPARITAAGAAALPVDPVEPLFAGLIAHVTAYETLALEAALHGGRQRVSDALLAHPLIGQAALSDDLARRLVDANRRHLPWTTA, translated from the coding sequence GTGAAACTCGCCGTTGTCGGGGGCGGCTCGACATACACGCCGGAGCTGATCGACGGATTCGCGCGGCTCCGCGACGAGCTGCCCCTCACGGAGATCGCGCTGGTCGATCCGGATGCCGGCCGGCTGGAGCTGATCGCCGGGATGGCCCGCCGGATGCTGGCGCACACCGGCCACCCGGCCGAGGTCGTCGCGACGACCTCGGTCGAGGAGGGCGTGGCCGGGGCCCAAGCGGTCCTGTTCCAGCTGCGCGTCGGCGGCCAGGCCGCGCGCGAGGTGGACGAGACGCTGCCGCTGGAGTGCGGCTGCGTCGGCCAGGAGACCACCGGCGCGGGCGGCCTGGCCAAGGCCCTGCGCACGGTCCCGGTGGTGCTGGACATCGCCGAGAAGGTCCGCCGACACGCGCCCGACGCCTGGATCGTCGACTTCACCAACCCGGTGGGCATCGTCACCAGGGCGCTGCTGGAGGCCGGCCACCGGGCCATCGGCCTGTGCAACGTGGCCATCGGCTTCCAGCGCAGCTTCGCCGCGAAGCTGGGCGTCGCGCCGGAGCGCATCTCCCTGGGCCACGTCGGCCTGAACCACCTCACCTGGGAGCGTGCCGTCCACCTGGACGGGGTGGACGTCCTGCCGGAGCTGCTGGACGGCCACGGCGAGGAGATCGCCCAGGACATCGGCCTGACAGCCGGCCTGATCCGCCGCCTCGGCGTGGTGCCCTCCTACTACCTGCGCTACTTCTACGAGCACGACCTCGTGGTGGAGGAGCAGCGCTCCAAGCCGTCCCGCGCGGCGGAGGTCGCGGCGATGGAGGCGGCACTGCTGGAGCTGTACGCCGACCCGTCGGTGAACACCAAGCCCGAGCTGCTGGGCAAGCGCGGCGGGGCGTTCTACTCCGAGGCCGCGGTGGCGCTGATCGCCTCACTGCTCGGCGACCGCGGCGACACCCAGGTGGTCAACCTGCGCAACGACGGCACGCTGCCGTTCCTGGCCGACGACGCGGTCATCGAGGTCCCGGCCAGGATCACCGCCGCGGGCGCGGCGGCGCTGCCCGTGGACCCCGTCGAGCCGCTCTTCGCCGGGCTCATCGCCCACGTCACCGCGTATGAGACGCTGGCGCTGGAGGCCGCTCTGCACGGCGGCCGGCAGCGCGTCTCGGACGCGCTGCTGGCCCACCCGCTGATCGGCCAGGCCGCGCTGTCGGACGACCTGGCCCGGCGGCTCGTCGACGCCAACCGCCGGCACCTGCCCTGGACGACCGCGTGA